Proteins encoded by one window of Planifilum fulgidum:
- the mtrB gene encoding trp RNA-binding attenuation protein MtrB has protein sequence MMYGDFVVIKAKENGVNVIGLTRGKDTRFHHSEKLDKGEVMIAQFTEHTSAIKIRGKAEVLTRHGRIEAGES, from the coding sequence ATGATGTACGGCGATTTTGTGGTGATCAAAGCGAAGGAGAACGGGGTCAATGTCATCGGCCTGACCCGCGGAAAGGATACCCGGTTTCATCATTCGGAAAAGCTGGATAAGGGCGAAGTGATGATCGCTCAATTCACCGAGCACACCTCGGCGATCAAAATCCGCGGCAAGGCGGAGGTCCTGACCCGCCACGGAAGGATCGAGGCGGGAGAGTCCTGA
- a CDS encoding heptaprenyl diphosphate synthase component 1: MSIHGEMDRVIGEIAARTRDPFVERHIGRPKTSAFFVKMLYLLLKSFSLPSERIRLHCVATTLLQMGLDLHERVSVGPERAEQGMRSRQLFVLAGDYFSSLFYRLLAERGEIRTISRLSEAVCEVNEAKMELYALSDGRQVSPPTYLGLIRRIRGNLPSALSDLFHDGKRSDNPWRELAPDLTVLDWLADADAEYPGAAPAFASGELRLELIRSLLASVRREAAAVAHPEVRRELLRMIGERFDSYLTEPLAREG, translated from the coding sequence ATGTCCATACATGGCGAGATGGACCGGGTCATCGGTGAAATCGCCGCACGCACCCGGGATCCCTTCGTGGAAAGACATATCGGCCGACCGAAGACTTCGGCCTTTTTCGTTAAGATGCTCTATCTGCTCCTTAAATCCTTTTCTCTTCCAAGCGAGCGCATCCGGCTCCACTGCGTGGCCACCACCTTGCTTCAAATGGGGCTGGATCTTCACGAGCGGGTTTCCGTCGGGCCCGAACGGGCGGAACAGGGGATGCGATCCCGCCAATTGTTCGTGTTGGCGGGCGATTATTTTAGCAGCCTGTTTTACCGGCTTTTGGCCGAGCGAGGGGAGATCCGGACCATTTCCCGGCTGTCGGAAGCGGTTTGTGAAGTGAACGAAGCCAAGATGGAATTGTATGCCCTCTCCGACGGCCGACAGGTGTCACCGCCCACGTATCTCGGCCTCATTCGGCGCATCCGGGGGAATCTGCCTTCCGCCTTGTCCGATCTTTTTCATGATGGGAAAAGATCGGACAACCCGTGGCGGGAGTTGGCTCCCGATCTGACCGTTCTCGATTGGTTGGCCGATGCGGATGCGGAATACCCGGGCGCCGCGCCGGCGTTTGCATCCGGCGAATTGCGGCTGGAGTTGATCCGGTCGCTCCTGGCGAGCGTAAGGCGGGAGGCGGCGGCGGTCGCCCACCCGGAAGTTCGCCGGGAACTGCTCCGAATGATCGGTGAACGCTTTGATTCGTACTTGACAGAGCCGCTGGCGCGAGAGGGATGA
- a CDS encoding demethylmenaquinone methyltransferase — translation MHKESPVPSKEQFVYRVFESIAKDYDRMNTILSFGRHKAWRRFAMEMMRVRPGDSAIDVCCGTCDWAIALADASVTGEVVGLDFSGNMLKVGQEKVERRGLGERVRLVRGNAMELPFPDDTFDHATIGFALRNVPDFRHVLREMTRVVKPGGQVVSLELSKPTWPPFRAVYYVYFRRILPLLGKLLAGRYEQYRWLPESLVHFPGHRELARIMEEEVGLADVRVYPLTGGIAAVHIGRKREKAEEEGRG, via the coding sequence ATGCACAAGGAATCTCCTGTCCCGTCCAAGGAACAGTTTGTTTACCGGGTGTTTGAAAGCATCGCCAAAGACTACGACCGGATGAACACGATCTTGAGTTTCGGCCGTCACAAGGCCTGGCGCCGGTTTGCCATGGAGATGATGCGGGTCCGCCCCGGGGATTCCGCCATCGATGTCTGTTGCGGCACTTGCGATTGGGCGATCGCCCTGGCGGATGCGTCGGTGACGGGAGAGGTCGTCGGCTTGGATTTCAGCGGGAACATGCTAAAGGTGGGACAGGAAAAGGTGGAAAGGCGGGGACTGGGGGAAAGAGTCCGTCTGGTCCGGGGAAACGCGATGGAGCTTCCCTTCCCCGACGACACCTTTGACCACGCCACCATCGGCTTTGCGCTCCGGAACGTGCCCGATTTCCGGCACGTGCTGCGGGAGATGACCCGGGTGGTGAAGCCGGGGGGACAGGTGGTTTCCCTGGAGCTGTCCAAGCCGACCTGGCCGCCGTTTCGGGCGGTATACTACGTCTATTTCCGGCGCATTCTCCCCCTGTTGGGCAAGCTGCTGGCCGGCCGCTACGAGCAGTACCGCTGGCTTCCCGAGTCGCTGGTCCATTTTCCCGGTCATCGGGAATTGGCCCGGATCATGGAGGAGGAAGTGGGGCTTGCGGATGTGCGGGTGTATCCCTTGACGGGAGGAATCGCCGCGGTGCATATCGGGCGAAAGAGAGAGAAGGCAGAGGAAGAAGGTAGAGGATGA